TGGCCAATGCCTGTTCAGCGGGGCTGGCCGGCGCGGAAAGCGCGCGCTTGGGCACCTCCGGCGCATCGCGTGTGTTGGCAACCCGCGGGGCCATCACCGCCTTTTCGACCTGCAAAGAGCCGCAGATGGCGCAGGCGATATGCCCGGTCCCCATAAGCTTGTCGAATGCAGCAGTTGATTGAAACCAACTGTCGAAACGGTGCCCTTCGGCGCATTTGAGTGAAAACTGGATCATTCTCTGGCGGCTTGTTGTGGTTGCTGTGCCAAAGATAACCACTCCGCCCGGCCGCGCAAGGCCGGTTCAGAGCTGCAACCGTTTTGGATCAAAGGTTTTCAATATCTGTTTCAATTCCGGCGCATCGACGAGGGTTGCGGCCTTCTTGGGCGAGCACCATTTGCGTTTGCGCTGTCCGGCTTCGGGAAACACGCGCGCCAGTTTGGTGACCTTCACAGGATAGATCAGCGCCACACAGGGTACAAAGCGTTTGTCCGGCATTCGCTTTTGATAAGAGAACAGCCCGAGGCAAATCTCTGATGTCTGGCCAATCACCCCGGCCTCTTCCCATGCTTCCCGCAGGGCGGCATTGCCCGGTGTCATGCGATGTTCGGGCCAGCCTTTTGGCACGATCCAGCTTTTGGTGCCGCGTGTGGTAATCAGCAGAACCTGCACCTTGTCGTCGCGCACCCGCCAGCAAAGCGCCGCGAATTGGGTGCGCATATCGCCCTTTTGCGGGCTTTTCACGCTGAGTGGAAGTTGCTTGGTGCCAAGCGGGCCTGTGCTGCCTGTCTTCTGGTCTGATGTCTTGGCCATATCGCTCATTGATCCGCAGGCTGCTCTCGACAGAGTTGTCCCAGCTTTTGCGCGCTCAGGCAACGTTAAACCTCAAGATATGCCGCTTTAACCGTGGCTCTTATCAACATCTAGGGGCGGCGTTGCCTGACCCTTATGCCCGGTGCGCCCCGTCGGCCAATGTTTTCACGAAGGCCAGCACATCCGCGACAGCATCGCCGCGACCGATCCGGCTGACGATGGCAGAGCCGACCACCGCGCCATCGGCCACGCTTGCAATCGCCTCTGCTTTTTTGGGCGTGTTGATCCCGAAACCCACGATGACCGGCAGATTTCCTGCCGCCTTTATCCGCGCGACATCGGGGGCAACATCGCCCGCCTCTGGCTCGGCCGAGCCGGTGATCCCGGTAATCGAGACGTAATAGACGAAACCCGAGGTATTCTGCATCACGCGGGGCAGGCGTTTGTCATCGGTTGTCGGCGTCGCCAGCCGGATGAAGTTAAGGCCCGCTGCCTGTGCCGGAAGGCACAGCTCGGCATCTTCCTCGGGCGGCAGATCGACAACGATCAACCCGTCGATCCCGGCGGTTTTGGCGTCGTCAAGGAACCGCTCCACACCGTGATTGAAGATCGGGTTATAATACCCCATCAGCACGATTGGCGTGCTGTTGTCCTGCTTGCGAAACTCTGCCGCCAGCGCCAGCGTCTTTTCCAGCGTCATCCCCGCGCGAAGCGCGCGTTGCCCGGCAAGCTGGATCGTCGGGCCGTCTGCCATCGGGTCGGTAAACGGCTGGCCCAACTCGATGATGTCCACCCCAGCGGCGGGCAACCCTTTGACGAGGTCAAGCGAGGTCGCATAATCCGGATCGCCCGCCATCACATAAGCGACGAACGCCTTGCGCCCGTCTGCCTTGAGTTGGGCGAATTTTGCGTCGATGCGTGTCATACTGGCACTCCCTGAAGTGGCTTTTGCGGGTTTGCAGAAAATCGCACGGGAAATCAATCGCCGTTTCGGGATGAAACGCGCCTCTCTGCGCGCGGGCGGTTAATCTTTCTCGCCGTCTCGCGCCGCCGTTTTCCCGCCATACGCATCGCAGCCAGACCGGCAGCCAAGGTGCAGACAGCTGTTTTTCACCGTGCGGTGCCGTTCATCTTTGTGACCAAGGGGTTGACCAACACCCATACGCACCCCTAGATGCGCCCGCATCTTCGCCGGGAAAGGACTGTGTCATGGGCTTCAGGATGGGCATTGTCGGCCTGCCGAACGTGGGGAAATCCACGCTTTTCAACGCACTTACCAGAACCGCCGCGGCGCAGGCCGCGAACTTCCCGTTCTGCACCATCGAACCGAATGTAGGCGAGGTAGGCGTGCCCGATCAACGCCTTGATAAACTTGCAGAAATTGCGAAATCCAAAGCCATCATTCCGACCCGGATGACCTTTGTGGACATCGCCGGTTTGGTCAAGGGCGCAAGCAAGGGGAGGGCTTGGGCAACCAGTTTCTTGCCACTATCCGCGAGGTTGACGCCATCGCCCATGTGCTGCGCTGTTTTGAGGATGGCGATGTCACCCATGTTGAGGGCCGGGTCGATCCGGTCGCCGATGCCGAAACGATCGAGACCGAGTTGATGCTCGCCGATATCGAAAGCATCGAGAAGCGCCTGCAAAACATCACCCGCAAGATACGCGGTGGCGACAAGGAAGCGGTGCAGCAAGAACGCCTTATGAAACAGGCGCTTGAGGCGCTCGAAGCGGGCGCACCCGCGCGCACGGTCGAGGTCGCGGAAGATGACCGGAAAGCGTGGCGGATGCTGCAATTGCTGACCACGAAGCCGGTGCTTTACGTGTGCAACGTGGCCGAAGAGGACGCGGCCCAAGGCAACGCCCATTCCGAGGCGGTGGCGAAAATGGCGGCGGACCAAGGCAATGCGACGGTAGTGATCTCGGCCCGCATCGAAGAGGAGATTTCTCAACTCGAAGACGACGAGGCCGCGATGTTCCTTGAAGAAATGGGGCTGGCGGAAGCTGGGCTCGACCGACTGATCCGGGCCGGTTACGATCTGTTAAACCTTCAGACGTATTTTACAGTTGGCCCGAAAGAAGCCCGTGCATGGACGATCCGGCGCGGCACGCTGGCACCACAAGCCGCCGGTGTTATTCATGGCGATTTCGAACGTGGTTTCATCCGCGCCGAAACCATCGCCTATGACGATTTTGTCGCGCTTGGCGGCGAACAAGGCGCCAAGGAAGCGGGCAAGATGCGCGCCGAAGGTAAGGGCTATGAAGTGAAAGATGGTGACGTTTTGCATTTTCTTTTCAACGGCTGACCCGGGCGGATTGATTTTTTAACACTTTTCGGTTATCCTGATTGCATGAACATCATGCTGTAACCATCGGAATTTAATGGGAACTGCCCACGTAGCGTGGGCAGAGTGCGGCGCGCTTGGCGTGCCTTCCCGTCCGACCCTCTTCGCGCGCGCAGCGCGCCGCAAAAAGAGGGCGACACAAGCAGGTGTCATTTTATAACAAAAAAAGGAGCAGTCTCATGGCCGTTAGCAGCACCGCCAAACTTAGCAAAAATGCCGATTATGCCTCAACAACCTCTGATCGCCCGAAACCGCCCGAGCTATCACCGCTTGACGTGCGCGAAGAAGCGCAGCTTTCGCGCCCCGAAATGGCGCAGATGCTGGGTATGTCAGATTTCGGCTACACTGCCTGGGAAAACGGCACCCGCCGCCCCGGCGGCCCCGCGTTCCAATTACTGCGGCTGATTTCAGAGGACCCGGCAGGCACCAAAGCGGTGCTGGCTGGCTGAATCTGAAACACCGGGGGCATTGCCCCCGGCGCACCGCTACCAACCCGTCGCGCGCGTTGGCATCAGTGTATGATGGCCTCTTCCTTCACGAACATGTTGGCCCATGCCCGCTCAACCAGTTCAGGAGACATCTTGTAGGGGATGCCTTCGAAATTGCAGATCGAGATCATCTGATCAATTAGGAAGATCGGCTGATAATTGGCATACACATTGTCGATGGTAGGGTATTTCACCTTCAACAAATGCACCAACGCGGCCTCGTCCAGTTCCATCTTTCTCTTGCGCGCGACCATGGCGAAAATCTTGAGATAATCTTCCTGATTTGGGCCATCAATTTTGATCTTGAAGAAGATCCGGCGCAGGGCGGCCTGGTCGAAAATTTCGTTCGGATGGAAGTTGGTCGAGAAGATAACCAATGTGTCAAACGGCACTTCAAATTTCTCGCCCGATTGCAGGGCAAGGATATCCTTGTTTTCTTCCAGCGGCACGATCCAGCGGTTGACCAGACTTTGCGGTGGCTCTTTCTGGCGGCCAAGGTCATCGACAATAAAGATGCCGCCGGTGGATTTGAGTTGCAGCGGCGCCTGATAGGTGCGCGCGGTTGGATTATAGACAAGATCAAGCATGTCGAGCGTCAGCTCACCGCCGGTGATCACGGTGGGGCGTTCGCATTTGACGTAGCGGGTATCGAAGGTGGTGCGGCGGCGCAGCGCATTGGGATCGTCCTGCTGCTCTTCAGCGGCGGAATGCACGATGGGATCATAGACGGTGATCACCTGACCGGAATATTCGATCGCGCGGGGAACAAAGATCTTGTCGCCCATGGCATCACGAATCCCGTTTGAAATAGAGGACTTACCATTCCCCGGCGGGCCATACATCAGGATCGAGCGGCCCGCGCCCACGGCCGGGCCAAGATGGTCAAGCAGGCTGTCTGGCAACACCAGATGGCCCATCGCACCAGTAAGCTGATCACGGGTGATTTGCACATTGCGGATCGACTGGCGTTTGACCTGTGCGGCATAGGAGGAAAGCGGCACCGGCATCGCGCCAAAATATTCCGATTGCGCCAGTGCATCAAGCGCGCGCGCCTTGCCGACATCGGTCAGCTGATAGCCCATCTCACCGCCCGAGTTGGCGTTGAGAGTGCCCGTCGCTTCCAGCAAGCGTTGTTCGCGTGCCATATCGACAAGTTCCTGCGTCACCTGCCGGGGCAGGCAAACCGCCTTGGCCAGTTCAGAGACTTCGCTGATGTTCTTGCGAAAAATTGTCTTGAGAAGAATGTCGCGCATCATCACGATCGGAAGCTGCATCTCTTCAATCGTGCGGGGCGGCGGCGGCGCCAAAACGGTGGTGGGTTGCATGTTCATGTCAGTGCCTGCTCTTGGTATGGGCGCGTTTTGCGCCTTGTTTTGCAGGGAGTTTACAGCGAGCTGGGCCGGTTCCCAAACAAAAAGACGCATTGAGAAGAATGCCGTGACAAAGTGGAAGAAAAATGAAACGGATCGCCGGGTTTGTGGCGAAATCAAGGTATTTCAAGCTGCTTTGGCCTGACTTTCGTCCCGCTTCAGCTTCCGAAGAATAGTGCCAGCGCAAGGTAAGCGGCCAATGTGGCACCCAGCGACAGGCCCATAGGGAAATCCCAGCCCCGGTCCCAGCTTTGCCAGTCGGGCGCGAGGCGGCGCAGCGGGGTTATCCGCACCAAGCGATGTGTGACAACGGCGGCCAGCAGGTTGGCGGCGAAAAACGCTACGACCAACCGTAGATCGCCCGCAGCTATAAAAGGGGCGGCGGCGGCGGCGAACTTGGCGTCACCAGCGCCGACCATACCGGCACCATTCATCACGACACCAATAAGCAACACGATTACCAGTTGCGCCAGCCGCCAGAGATAGGTTTCAAATGGGAAAAGAAACAATCCGCCGACCAGAAACACCAGCCCGAGCGCCATCACCGCCTTGTTGGGGATGCGCATTCGCGCCAGATCGGACCATGCTGCCCAAAAGCAGATTGGCCAGACAAATGGCACGAACCAGTAAGCGGAGAAGGCGCTAATCGCCATGGCTTATGCGTTTCCGGTTAGTTGGTGACGTTGGTTTCAAGCGCGCGCAAGTCACGCACAGCGGCTTCAAAATACTGCGGATGCGTGCTGATTGCTTCACGGAGCAGGCCCTTGCCGGTCTCGACATCGCCCTGCTTGATCGCGGCAAGCCCTAGGGTATGCAGTAGTTCCGCACGCTCAACCTGGGTCATTTCCATGACTGGCAGGCTGTAGTTGCGTTGTGCGCCACGCGCGAGAACCAGGTTGTTCTTGGCCGTAAAGAGGGTTTTATCTTGTTTGATCGCATCGCCGAAAAGCCGCTCTGCTGCGGCAAAATCGCCGCGCGTCAGCTTGGAATAGCCCCAGTTGTTAAGCACGCTGGCGGGTTTTGTTGTAAGCCCGACCGCGGTTTCATAGAAGCTATCGGCCTTTTTCCATTCCTTGTTGGAATCCGCGATCATCGCTTCCAGACGATAGCGTTTGAAGGTCTCGTGAGTGGGGGGAACCTTATCCAGAACGGCTTCGGCTTGTTTCCATTCATTCGCCCGGATCAAAGCATCTGCGTAATCAACCCGATCATCTTCGGTCGCGCCTTTCATTGTCACGAGTTTCTTGAAGGCTGTGACGGCCTCGGTGTTTTTCTTGGCCCGAACCAGTGATTGCGCCAACCCGCGTTGCAAATCCACGCGATCGGGTTTCTCGCTGGTTGAGCGTTTGAAATAGTTTACCGCCTCATTCGGATCGGCCACGGTGAGCATGATGTCGGAGAGGTTGCTTTCGTCAATCGCGTTCACTGTTTGCAGCGCGCGGTTGACCTCGCTTTTTCCGGATTTGTCGCACGCGGAAAGAGCGACCGCGCCGGACAGGCACAGAATAAGAATCGGGAAATGGCGCATGTTGCCTGCGTCCTTTTACTGCCTCAGCCTCGTTTTCTTGTCATGGTATCTGGCGGATCATGTATTCGGATGAACCGCGCCGCACCAATTTGTAGTCTTCTTGTTGGCCCTCATCATAGTCGGGTTTTTCCGATTTTGCGAGTGCTTTGCGTAGATTATCGCGAATTGAGTCGTTTTGGCCATTGTCGAGTGCATAGGCGCGCTGGAAAGTCTCGGCAGCTTCGGAATAGTTGCCTTTTTCCATCAGTACCACGCCGAGATTATTCCAGACCTCAGGGATCGACCCGTCAGCCTTGATGGCAAGGCGAAGGTAACGCTCGGATTGGCCCAGTCGGCCTAGGCCAAGATTGGCGGTCCCGATGGCGGCCATTAAATCAGGGGTAAGCGCGGCCTGTTCGGCGGTAGCCCGCGTGAAAGCTTCGAGCGCCAGCTCATATTCGCCCGCCTGCATCAGGCGATTGCCGACGACTTGTCCATCGACGGTTTCGCCGCGTTGGTTGACGCCCGGCGCGAATGGCCCGTCCCGCTCGGGCTTGAGCGATGCGGAGCAGGCGGCGAGCAGGGTGCTGCAAAGGAGAAGGGGAAGGCCCCATTTCATCATGTTGGCCTGACGGGATTACCTGATCATTCTTAGAGCGATGTATGCGGAATTGACCGTCAGGGCGAGGCTTAATGCCGGCCCGGAGCAAGTTTGCCCCCGACCGGCGCGTGATTGCATCAGTGGCCCAAATTCCCCATATTGCCAAGCTGGCTGATGCCTTGAACCGACGGTCCAACGAGGATGATCAGAAGCGGCGGCACGGTGAGCATCATCGTGGCAAGGGTCATCTTCGTCGGCAGTTTGTTGGCGGCCTCCTCGGCGCGCATCACGCGTTTATCGCGCATCTCTTCAGCATAGACCCGAAGCGCGTCGGCGATGGGTGTGCCGAAGCTTTGCGATTGGTTCAACACGGTGACGAAACTTGCCACATCCTGCACACCGGCACGTTCGGACATGTCGTTAAGCACAGTGGATTTGTCTTTCCCGGCCTTGCTTTCGTTGGCAACGATTTCAAATTCATCGGCGAGTGACGGATACGAGGCGCGCATCTCGGCGGCCACGCGAATGATCGACTGCTCCATGGACTGCCCCGCCTCGACGCAAACGAGCATCATGTCGAGCGCATCCGGGAAACCGTTGGTGATCTCTTCCTTGCGCGCACCAACGCGTTTCCCGACCCAGTATTTGGGGAGCATATAGCCGACCCCACCCGGACCGAGAATATACATCATGGTTTGCTGGGTGCTAACTTCACTACCGGATTTGAACACCAGGAAATAGACCACCCCGGCCACCAGAAATCCGATGCCCATCGCAAATTGCGCGAAGTGGAAATAGCGGACTGCATCGCGGTCGCGATACCCAGCCTGCATAAGCTTGAGCCGAAGGCCGTGCAATTCCTCTTCGTCTTGCGGTTCAAGAAACTGGGCATATTTTTCCAGCTTGTCGTTGCGCTTCTTGGAGCGCAGAGTTTCTTTTTGGTTTGCTTTTGCGTTGCGCTGGCGATTGTCTTTCTTCAGCTTGTCGAGCGGATCGACCTGCTTGGTGAGGAAAAAGGGCAGGGTGAGCAAAATCATAAGCACACCGAGCAGACCGACTGCGA
This is a stretch of genomic DNA from Aquicoccus sp. G2-2. It encodes these proteins:
- a CDS encoding DUF1178 family protein, which produces MIQFSLKCAEGHRFDSWFQSTAAFDKLMGTGHIACAICGSLQVEKAVMAPRVANTRDAPEVPKRALSAPASPAEQALAKLRRTVEENSDYVGMEFVQEARAIHDGTAPERAIYGEARPEDAKTLIEDGVPVIPLPFMPGRKSN
- a CDS encoding NUDIX hydrolase, with amino-acid sequence MSDMAKTSDQKTGSTGPLGTKQLPLSVKSPQKGDMRTQFAALCWRVRDDKVQVLLITTRGTKSWIVPKGWPEHRMTPGNAALREAWEEAGVIGQTSEICLGLFSYQKRMPDKRFVPCVALIYPVKVTKLARVFPEAGQRKRKWCSPKKAATLVDAPELKQILKTFDPKRLQL
- the trpA gene encoding tryptophan synthase subunit alpha, which codes for MTRIDAKFAQLKADGRKAFVAYVMAGDPDYATSLDLVKGLPAAGVDIIELGQPFTDPMADGPTIQLAGQRALRAGMTLEKTLALAAEFRKQDNSTPIVLMGYYNPIFNHGVERFLDDAKTAGIDGLIVVDLPPEEDAELCLPAQAAGLNFIRLATPTTDDKRLPRVMQNTSGFVYYVSITGITGSAEPEAGDVAPDVARIKAAGNLPVIVGFGINTPKKAEAIASVADGAVVGSAIVSRIGRGDAVADVLAFVKTLADGAHRA
- a CDS encoding ATPase, whose product is MNMQPTTVLAPPPPRTIEEMQLPIVMMRDILLKTIFRKNISEVSELAKAVCLPRQVTQELVDMAREQRLLEATGTLNANSGGEMGYQLTDVGKARALDALAQSEYFGAMPVPLSSYAAQVKRQSIRNVQITRDQLTGAMGHLVLPDSLLDHLGPAVGAGRSILMYGPPGNGKSSISNGIRDAMGDKIFVPRAIEYSGQVITVYDPIVHSAAEEQQDDPNALRRRTTFDTRYVKCERPTVITGGELTLDMLDLVYNPTARTYQAPLQLKSTGGIFIVDDLGRQKEPPQSLVNRWIVPLEENKDILALQSGEKFEVPFDTLVIFSTNFHPNEIFDQAALRRIFFKIKIDGPNQEDYLKIFAMVARKRKMELDEAALVHLLKVKYPTIDNVYANYQPIFLIDQMISICNFEGIPYKMSPELVERAWANMFVKEEAIIH
- a CDS encoding prepilin peptidase, which gives rise to MAISAFSAYWFVPFVWPICFWAAWSDLARMRIPNKAVMALGLVFLVGGLFLFPFETYLWRLAQLVIVLLIGVVMNGAGMVGAGDAKFAAAAAPFIAAGDLRLVVAFFAANLLAAVVTHRLVRITPLRRLAPDWQSWDRGWDFPMGLSLGATLAAYLALALFFGS
- a CDS encoding tetratricopeptide repeat protein translates to MRHFPILILCLSGAVALSACDKSGKSEVNRALQTVNAIDESNLSDIMLTVADPNEAVNYFKRSTSEKPDRVDLQRGLAQSLVRAKKNTEAVTAFKKLVTMKGATEDDRVDYADALIRANEWKQAEAVLDKVPPTHETFKRYRLEAMIADSNKEWKKADSFYETAVGLTTKPASVLNNWGYSKLTRGDFAAAERLFGDAIKQDKTLFTAKNNLVLARGAQRNYSLPVMEMTQVERAELLHTLGLAAIKQGDVETGKGLLREAISTHPQYFEAAVRDLRALETNVTN
- a CDS encoding tetratricopeptide repeat protein → MKWGLPLLLCSTLLAACSASLKPERDGPFAPGVNQRGETVDGQVVGNRLMQAGEYELALEAFTRATAEQAALTPDLMAAIGTANLGLGRLGQSERYLRLAIKADGSIPEVWNNLGVVLMEKGNYSEAAETFQRAYALDNGQNDSIRDNLRKALAKSEKPDYDEGQQEDYKLVRRGSSEYMIRQIP
- a CDS encoding type II secretion system F family protein yields the protein MSAINNILTDLLGPMGPLIAVGLLGVLMILLTLPFFLTKQVDPLDKLKKDNRQRNAKANQKETLRSKKRNDKLEKYAQFLEPQDEEELHGLRLKLMQAGYRDRDAVRYFHFAQFAMGIGFLVAGVVYFLVFKSGSEVSTQQTMMYILGPGGVGYMLPKYWVGKRVGARKEEITNGFPDALDMMLVCVEAGQSMEQSIIRVAAEMRASYPSLADEFEIVANESKAGKDKSTVLNDMSERAGVQDVASFVTVLNQSQSFGTPIADALRVYAEEMRDKRVMRAEEAANKLPTKMTLATMMLTVPPLLIILVGPSVQGISQLGNMGNLGH